The window GCTTATAACTAACGCAGATCCAAGGGTGTATTGCGGGGAGTTAGTTATGTCTAGGGAGTTCCCGAAAGCATGAGCGGTGGCGACACCAGTGAGTTAATGAGCTAAATAGTTCGTTGAATGACTGGTATCGCCAACGTTGCTCTCCTTATTATTTTTAAGTAAGTAATAGAGGAGAGTAACGAGCGCAAGCAAGGCACGTTACCGAAAGGGTATATTGTGTTATGGGCTCGCTGGTGTCGGCCCTCAGGCCCTGAGTAAGGAGAATGCTATAATGAAACGACTTATATTTCTAAGAGAATCAAAACATAATGAAGTGCTAGAGCGGTATAATTTTTTGACCTCAACTTGTTTAGGTTCATACGGAAGTAATTTAGCAGCTTGGAAAAATCTTCAGGAGTTTGAATACAGTCAGGTTCGGAAGAGTGTGAAGAACAATAATGTTGCTAAAGAATATTTAATCGAGTTACCTAATAGCTGGTTGGACCGGAAAGATCTATCAGCTTTATGTAATGAGTTAGTTAGTCGTATATGTCCTGGACTAGCTGTTGTAAGCTGGTTTATTCGTGATGCAGCTGTTGGTGAGACTCACAACTTACATTTAGTTATTCTATTTAGTCTACGTAGTTTTGCATCAGAGTATGCTAAGCATACTAGCAATTTTTATTTTGATACAGCCGGTCGTGTATCTAGAGTAGAAAAGCCTGGTTATACTTTACGTTATGCAAAAGGGGATTATAAGGTCGATGCAGATGGTAAGAAAATTGCTTCAGCTTCACAGTTTACAGCAAAAGACAAGAGCTATGATCATCCGGGCCGTAAATATCAGGTTAAAGCATTAATTAAGCAATTCTTTGAGGAACAAGATATGCGGGATTATTCATTGCGCCGGCAATATCACATTAAGAAGATTAGATATAGTGGGGTAGTGAATAAAAAGATGTACTATATGATAAAAGATTATGCGGCATTAGTTGCAGAATTTTATCAGGTGTATCTAGAACTGGTCAATTATTCAAAAGAAATAAAAAAAGCTGCTCGATTGATCTTGCAGCAGGTTTATAATAAGCAACAAAAAGCAAAATTGATTAAGGAGCGGATTGCTGCTGTTCGTTTTGGTTTAAATCGATTATATAATCTCATTTAACAATTAATTATATTTGATGTTAATACATAATCTTGATAAAATTATCCTACTAGGAGTGAATATAGATGAAGGAAAAGAAGAAAAAGCAAACCGGATTGTCTTTAGGCGAAGCAATCAAATATTTTAGAGAACTTAAAGGATTTAAAATGACAGATTTAGTTGCAAGGATGAACCCTCAAATTTCAACAACAACCTTACAAAATATTGAAAATGGTAATACTAAGGATCCGGCTTTCTCAAAGATTATTGATATTCTTGATATTTTGGGATTTGAACTAGAGGATTTACGCTATGCAATGTCAAATGATATTGAAACAGAAGCATTAAACTTACTCTATGAATGTCAATACTATGGTAGACAGAATGATTTTAAATCTGTACTATTAATTTTACCAAAGATAACTGAGGAGATGATTGCTAAATTATCATCAACCCAAAAACAACAATACTATATATATAAATCATATGCTTTATTTAAAGATCATAATATAAAAGAAGCGAAAAGAGTATTAACGTTTGCCCAAGCGTTTACAGCTTTAAAGGATTCTCCAATTATTACTTTTCAAGAAGCTAAAATCTACAATTATAAAGCAATGTTTGGTTTTGATGGAGCACTTGATGAGCTTAAAAGTATTGTTGAACAAGTACTTGATTCTAAATTTTTTGATAATTCAGCCGATCACTCGTTGGCAGTTTTATTATTAATAAATGCGATATGTTACTTAAATTATTTTAGCTTGAAGAGTAATTTTAAGAGTACTGGCAAATATTCTTTAGAAATATGTGATGATTTATATAAATACGCCGACAAAGGATATAAGAGGGCGCGTGAACATATGAATTTCAAATTTTTTCCAACTTTAATTACTTTTCGTAGTGTTTCAGCATACTTGCGTCAAAACAATGATATAACTGAATTGGAAGATATTAAGAGAGCACGTAGGTTGGCAAAAGATTTGGAACTTGAAGATGAAATAGATGAAATTAATGAAATACTTGATAATCTAAAAATTAGAATATAAAAAAAGCTGCAAAAAATGCAGCTTTTTTTGGCATTAACTATGCCACCATATAAATGGACTTAACCACATGTTCCCTCACCTCCATTATTAATTAAATATTATCATAAATTTTATTCGAATTTACTACAAGATTTCTTGTGTTTTTGCTAAATAAGCTTATAAAAATGGTCAAATTTATTGATTATTGGGTGATTTTATACAAGATTTCTTGTATTTAAACGGTTTTAAAGCATTTTTTGGTTGATTTTAGCACAAGAAATCTTGTATTGATTCTTCTATGTAAGTGATATACACTAAAAATACAACAAGAAATTAGTGCTTTGATTTAAGGAATTCAATATACTTTTGAACTTCAGTTACTTCTGTGCTAGACAAATCGTCTAAATTAATTATAGTTTTGGATCTGTTTTTAATATTAGTTTTTCCTAATAAGTAATCTGTGTCAATATCAAAAGCATTAGCTATTTTTAATATCGCTTCAGCAGAAGGCATACTTCCAGTCATGTATTTACCTAATGTGGATGTTGGAATTCCAACGAATTTAGCTGTCTTAGATGATGTTGGTTTAAAGTCAAAGTCGTCACAGATGTTATTAAATCTTTCGATAAATATTTTCATTTTTACCACCAATTATATTGTATATTAATATTAAGCTGAAAATTCTATTAATGTAATATAAGATACAAAATGGTTTACAAATCTCCTATAGTGGATTATAATGTATTTATATCATCCACCCACGATAAATAAGCAGGACTTTCTTCTGGTAATCGTAGGTGGATAAAAGAAGAAGGTCCTGCTTATTTAGTTATATGACTCAATCGTGTCGCATTAGTGGCGAAAAGTTGAACAAAAAGAAATGTAATATATAGACCAGGTTATTAATTCCTAAGAGGAACCCAGTGGAAACATTGGGTTACTGTTAGGTGGTAATAACCACCAATTCCAATTTAAGTGTGAGTTAGAAATAACTCAGTGGCAATGCAAAGAGCAATATAGAATCGTCTCGCAAAAGTTGATCTATATTGCCCTTGAGTGCCACAGCACAAGGCTGCATTATTTGACGCCATTAATAGTAGTAATGACATTGTTATTATACTAGAAAAGTGAAGGTGTGACAAATGAAAAAGTCTTTAAATGGAATTATTTTGTTATTTACAAGATATACCATTACATTTCTGCCTAGTAAAGTAATAAGCAAGTGCATGGGAATTGAGGCTCCTTGTTCCATGAAAAGCACAAATGGTGGTATTGACTAAAAAAGAGACCGAGTAGCAAAGAACGTCGCGATGATATGCTGAGTTATATTGTTCATGCCGAACATAGGCGGGCTCTTTATCAAAAACAAATACCAAAGTTCTGTATAATAGGCAGAACGGTTGTCTTGAAAGAGAGGCGACTAACGCGGGCAAGCATGTGAGCGCTCAGAACTCACCGAATGCGTGTCATTTACAATGAACAGACGCAGCATACACCAAAGTGTATGACCCAGACTACTTACTGGAGAATGGATTAAGTAGAGGATTCAATGATAACTAACGGCTCTTTGGCCGATCATATAATTTGCGGCAGTGATTGCTACAGTAGGGAGCGCAAGGGA of the Culicoidibacter larvae genome contains:
- a CDS encoding helix-turn-helix domain-containing protein, whose product is MKEKKKKQTGLSLGEAIKYFRELKGFKMTDLVARMNPQISTTTLQNIENGNTKDPAFSKIIDILDILGFELEDLRYAMSNDIETEALNLLYECQYYGRQNDFKSVLLILPKITEEMIAKLSSTQKQQYYIYKSYALFKDHNIKEAKRVLTFAQAFTALKDSPIITFQEAKIYNYKAMFGFDGALDELKSIVEQVLDSKFFDNSADHSLAVLLLINAICYLNYFSLKSNFKSTGKYSLEICDDLYKYADKGYKRAREHMNFKFFPTLITFRSVSAYLRQNNDITELEDIKRARRLAKDLELEDEIDEINEILDNLKIRI
- a CDS encoding helix-turn-helix domain-containing protein, with translation MKIFIERFNNICDDFDFKPTSSKTAKFVGIPTSTLGKYMTGSMPSAEAILKIANAFDIDTDYLLGKTNIKNRSKTIINLDDLSSTEVTEVQKYIEFLKSKH